The Phoenix dactylifera cultivar Barhee BC4 chromosome 15, palm_55x_up_171113_PBpolish2nd_filt_p, whole genome shotgun sequence genome contains a region encoding:
- the LOC103695445 gene encoding uncharacterized protein LOC103695445, giving the protein MKNASPRTTTRRTPPGGPSAAAGAIELREDRLVIRLPDFRLLQLVARSVLLIAAILTLPWLRAVLLSAGMPAAPPPGAAAPRSRWVDDPFYLPMLLRDLQHQGLLGARARAVFLGDPGSRLPFLKHNQIEPVSSDREWKIPDRSVEFVLAAGDFSDASFEFVDRVLRVGGITAVRLSSDPSHSFHLPPNYRTVYIRRFGSTIVAIKKIGRASNDNDENAANFQASRAGRRLLAISKAKEETRNESEDVLPEPPSKNESEKLRKRAKHLPDLMGDSLAEHPRRVFVDAGPPGRTGSEKWFQEQHPKGNSAFEIIRLDAVGIAKWLARNVKEEEYEVMKADAEDSNGGAKNE; this is encoded by the coding sequence ATGAAGAACGCTAGCCCTCGCACGACGACCAGACGAACCCCCCCAGGGGGCCCTTCCGCCGCCGCCGGAGCCATCGAGCTCAGAGAGGACCGTCTCGTGATCCGGCTGCCTGATTTCCGGCTACTCCAGCTCGTTGCCCGGTCGGTGCTCCTCATCGCCGCCATCCTCACCCTCCCCTGGCTCCGCGCCGTGCTCCTCTCGGCCGGAATGCCCGCGGCTCCGCCGCCGGGCGCCGCCGCCCCGCGGTCTCGTTGGGTCGACGACCCGTTCTATCTCCCAATGCTTCTCCGCGATCTGCAGCACCAGGGACTGCTCGGCGCCCGCGCCCGCGCCGTCTTCCTCGGGGACCCCGGCTCCCGGCTCCCCTTCTTGAAGCACAACCAGATCGAGCCGGTGTCCTCCGACCGAGAGTGGAAAATTCCCGACCGCTCCGTCGAATTCGTGCTCGCCGCCGGTGACTTCAGCGATGCCTCCTTCGAATTCGTCGACCGGGTGCTGAGAGTCGGCGGCATCACCGCAGTCCGATTAAGCTCGGACCCGTCGCATTCTTTCCACCTGCCGCCGAACTACAGAACGGTTTATATCCGGCGATTCGGATCCACCATTGTCGCCATAAAGAAGATCGGCCGAGCCAGTAACGACAACGATGAAAATGCCGCTAATTTCCAGGCCAGCAGAGCAGGGAGGAGACTGCTGGCGATTTCGAAGGCGAAAGAAGAGACGCGGAACGAATCGGAGGATGTCTTGCCGGAGCCACCATCCAAGAACGAGTCCGAGAAGCTGCGGAAGAGGGCTAAACACCTCCCGGATCTGATGGGCGACTCGCTGGCCGAGCACCCAAGACGGGTGTTTGTCGACGCCGGGCCGCCCGGGAGGACGGGGAGCGAGAAGTGGTTCCAGGAGCAGCATCCAAAGGGGAATTCGGCTTTCGAGATTATAAGGTTGGATGCGGTGGGGATAGCAAAGTGGCTGGCGAGGAATGTGAAGGAAGAGGAGTATGAGGTGATGAAGGCTGATGCAGAAGACTCCAATGGTGGGGCTAAGAACGAATAA
- the LOC103722298 gene encoding peptidyl-prolyl cis-trans isomerase FKBP12, translated as MGVTKQILTAGVGPKPVKGQTVTVHCTGFGKDGDLSKKFWSTKDPGQKPFTFKIGLGSVIKGWDEGVMDMQIGEVARLQCSPDYAYGANGFPAWGIQPNSVLVFEIEVLSVQ; from the exons ATGGGCGTGACGAAGCAAATCCTCACGGCCGGTGTCGGCCCCAAGCCCGTCAAGGGCCAAACCGTCACCGTTCACTGCACCGGCTTCG gaAAGGATGGTGATCTCTCAAAAAAGTTTTGGAG CACAAAAGATCCTGGGCAGAAGCCGTTCACTTTTAAAATTGGTCTGGGTTCAGTTATAAAAG GATGGGATGAGGGTGTGATGGACATGCAAATTGGTGAAGTTGCTCGCCTTCAG TGCTCCCCAGATTATGCTTATGGAGCTAATGGATTTCCAGCATGGGGTATTCAACCCAACTCGGTCCTAGTTTTTGAGATTGAAGTCCTCAGTGTGCAGTAA
- the LOC103722297 gene encoding mitochondrial uncoupling protein 5: protein MGVKGFVEGGIASIVAGCSTHPLDLIKVRMQLQGESLSPAVSTLRPALAFPTTATVTLPTPPRPGPLAVGAQILRSDGPSALFSGVSATVLRQTLYSTTRMGLYDIIKKKWSPTGDGSALPIHRKIAAGLIAGGIGAAVGNPADVAMVRMQADGRLPAAERRNYKSVVDAIGRMVRSEGLVSLWRGSALTVNRAMIVTASQLATYDQAKEAILARRIMQDGLGTHVTASFAAGLVAAMASNPVDVVKTRVMNMKVEKGASPPYAGALDCALKTVRAEGPMALYKGFIPTVSRQGPFTVVLFVTLEQVRKLLKDF, encoded by the coding sequence ATGGGTGTGAAAGGATTCGTTGAGGGCGGCATAGCCTCCATCGTCGCCGGCTGCTCCACCCACCCGCTCGACCTCATCAAGGTCCGAATGCAGCTCCAGGGGGAGTCGCTGAGCCCCGCGGTCTCCACCCTCCGCCCCGCTCTCGCCTTCCCCACAACCGCCACCGTCACTCTCCCGACGCCGCCGCGCCCCGGCCCTCTCGCCGTCGGCGCCCAGATCCTCCGCTCCGACGGTCCCTCCGCCCTGTTTTCCGGCGTCTCCGCCACCGTCCTCCGCCAGACTCTCTACTCCACCACCCGCATGGGCCTCTACGACATCATCAAGAAGAAGTGGTCCCCCACCGGCGACGGCAGCGCGCTCCCGATCCACCGCAAGATCGCCGCCGGCCTCATCGCCGGCGGGATCGGCGCCGCGGTCGGGAACCCCGCCGACGTGGCCATGGTCCGGATGCAGGCCGACGGCCGGCTCCCGGCCGCGGAGCGGCGGAACTACAAGAGCGTGGTGGACGCGATCGGGCGGATGGTGAGGAGCGAggggttggtgagcctgtggcggggttcCGCGCTGACGGTGAACCGGGCGATGATCGTGACGGCGTCGCAGCTGGCGACGTACGACCAAGCGAAGGAGGCGATCCTGGCACGTCGGATCATGCAGGACGGGCTGGGGACGCACGTGACGGCGAGCTTCGCCGCCGGACTGGTGGCGGCGATGGCGTCGAACCCGGTGGACGTGGTGAAGACGAGGGTGATGAACATGAAGGTGGAGAAGGGGGCGTCGCCGCCGTACGCCGGAGCCCTCGACTGCGCGCTGAAGACGGTGAGGGCGGAGGGGCCGATGGCGCTCTACAAGGGCTTCATCCCCACCGTCTCCCGCCAGGGGCCGTTCACGGTGGTCCTCTTCGTCACGCTCGAGCAGGTCCGCAAGCTCCTCAAGGATTTCTGA